In Nostoc sp. CENA543, a single genomic region encodes these proteins:
- a CDS encoding ATP-binding protein, which translates to MSKRSSKRHSGAKKSQHHQKAYKRLIKTLFQNAHDAVALIDDQGCLIEMNNAVCNLLGLPRKKLKKQALSNFIVAGDNLESFPLPQSLMGELLISSASHVQQEVEYTLTPNVLPDCHLLLLRDISQRRESIQAELKQQQQRVELFSEVTLKIRQSLQLKEILHTTVTEVQRILKADRVLIYQVLPDGTGKTISEAVVPDYPSLIDMEFPPEVFPQEYQQLYAQGRVRAITDVHDPAAGLADCLVEFVEQFDIQAKLIVPIVQSLNTAQNHLWGLLIAHQCNSDRHWVDFELELMQQLADQISIALSQAQLLEHLEEVVAARTAELQEEINVRMQAEAALRQNEEQLRLITNALPVLIAYVDDQQCYRFNNQAYHDWLGQSPGEIYGFHLRQVWGEDCYRRMRVYVEVALSGQAVTYENEIVLKDGNLRSVDVTYIPHLDEQNMVKGFFALSSDISDRKAIERMKDEFISVISHELRTPLTSLHSALKILATGKLGNLSSEGQQMLSIADESTERLVRLVNNVLDLQRIESGKVVMERQACNAANLITQAAEAMQAMAQQHEVTLVKQPQEISVWADADYILQALTNLISNAIKFSSPGGTVWLTVEQGARDWGLGIGDWEVIFRVRDEGQGIPADQLEKIFERFQQVDSSDSRKKGGTGLGLTICRKIIEQHNGRIWAESNPGCGSTFAFTLPNSVRSVE; encoded by the coding sequence GTGTCTAAACGTTCTTCTAAGCGGCACTCAGGCGCAAAAAAATCTCAACATCACCAAAAAGCTTACAAGCGTCTGATTAAAACTTTGTTTCAGAACGCCCATGATGCAGTTGCGCTCATTGATGATCAAGGTTGTCTGATTGAGATGAACAATGCTGTTTGCAATTTGCTAGGGCTACCGCGTAAAAAGCTGAAAAAGCAAGCCTTATCTAATTTCATTGTTGCTGGGGATAACTTGGAGAGTTTTCCACTACCACAATCATTGATGGGAGAACTCTTAATCTCATCTGCTAGTCATGTTCAGCAAGAGGTGGAATATACCTTAACACCAAATGTTCTACCCGACTGTCATTTACTGCTGTTACGAGATATTAGTCAGCGTCGGGAATCTATACAAGCAGAATTAAAACAGCAGCAGCAGCGAGTGGAACTATTTTCGGAAGTCACGCTCAAAATTCGCCAGTCGCTACAACTTAAGGAAATCCTACATACCACTGTTACGGAAGTGCAACGGATTCTCAAGGCCGATCGCGTGTTAATTTACCAGGTATTACCAGACGGTACAGGTAAAACCATCAGTGAAGCGGTTGTTCCAGATTATCCCTCGCTGATAGATATGGAATTTCCGCCAGAAGTGTTTCCCCAAGAGTATCAACAACTGTATGCTCAAGGCAGAGTCAGAGCCATCACCGATGTTCATGATCCGGCGGCGGGTTTAGCAGATTGTTTGGTGGAATTTGTCGAGCAATTCGATATTCAAGCGAAGCTGATTGTCCCCATTGTGCAAAGTCTCAACACTGCTCAAAATCATCTGTGGGGATTATTAATTGCTCATCAATGTAACAGCGATCGCCATTGGGTAGATTTTGAGTTGGAATTGATGCAACAATTAGCCGACCAAATCAGTATCGCTCTATCTCAGGCGCAATTACTAGAACATTTAGAAGAAGTTGTCGCAGCACGCACCGCCGAATTACAAGAGGAAATCAATGTCAGAATGCAGGCGGAAGCAGCTTTGCGCCAAAACGAAGAGCAACTGCGCCTAATTACCAACGCCTTACCAGTATTGATTGCCTATGTAGATGACCAACAATGTTATCGCTTCAATAACCAAGCCTATCATGATTGGCTGGGGCAGTCTCCTGGCGAAATTTACGGTTTTCATTTGCGACAGGTGTGGGGAGAAGATTGTTACCGGAGAATGCGCGTATATGTGGAAGTCGCTTTATCCGGGCAAGCCGTCACCTATGAGAATGAAATAGTCTTGAAAGATGGGAATTTGCGATCAGTTGATGTTACTTATATCCCTCATCTAGATGAGCAGAATATGGTGAAGGGATTTTTTGCCTTAAGTAGTGATATAAGCGATCGCAAAGCCATTGAACGCATGAAAGACGAATTCATCTCTGTGATTAGTCATGAACTGCGGACTCCCCTGACATCATTACATAGTGCGTTGAAAATCTTGGCGACAGGCAAATTAGGCAATCTTTCCAGTGAAGGACAACAAATGCTGTCTATTGCTGATGAAAGTACAGAAAGACTGGTGCGATTAGTCAATAATGTGCTGGACTTACAAAGGATTGAATCCGGTAAAGTCGTCATGGAACGACAAGCTTGCAATGCGGCGAATTTAATTACCCAAGCCGCAGAAGCAATGCAAGCAATGGCACAGCAGCATGAAGTCACTTTAGTAAAACAACCACAGGAAATCTCTGTTTGGGCTGATGCTGACTATATATTGCAAGCCTTAACCAATTTAATTAGCAATGCCATTAAATTTTCATCACCAGGAGGTACTGTTTGGCTAACCGTTGAACAGGGGGCTAGGGATTGGGGACTGGGGATTGGGGACTGGGAAGTTATTTTTCGGGTGCGGGATGAAGGACAAGGTATACCAGCTGATCAACTAGAAAAGATATTTGAACGCTTTCAACAAGTTGACTCATCAGATTCTCGCAAAAAAGGCGGTACTGGTTTAGGACTAACTATCTGTCGCAAAATTATCGAACAACACAATGGGAGAATTTGGGCTGAAAGTAACCCAGGGTGTGGGAGTACCTTTGCATTCACATTACCCAATTCGGTGAGGAGTGTGGAGTGA
- a CDS encoding response regulator: protein MAKRILIIDDEETIQTVVQFGIKMAAGWEVFTASSGSEGIQTAQTEKPDVILLDVMMPEMDGIATFKELQSRTETEKIPVILLTAKAQTAEKRQFNDLGVSGVITKPFNSLDLPEQITRILHW, encoded by the coding sequence ATGGCTAAAAGAATTTTAATTATTGATGATGAGGAAACTATTCAAACTGTTGTGCAGTTTGGCATCAAAATGGCGGCGGGATGGGAGGTTTTCACCGCTAGTTCTGGTTCAGAAGGTATTCAAACTGCTCAAACCGAAAAACCTGATGTCATTTTGTTAGATGTAATGATGCCAGAAATGGATGGTATTGCTACATTTAAAGAACTCCAGTCACGCACCGAAACAGAAAAAATTCCTGTCATCCTCCTAACTGCTAAAGCACAAACTGCGGAAAAGCGTCAGTTTAATGATTTGGGAGTCAGTGGAGTGATTACTAAACCCTTCAATTCTTTGGATTTGCCAGAGCAAATTACTAGAATTCTCCATTGGTAG